A genomic segment from Nicotiana sylvestris chromosome 1, ASM39365v2, whole genome shotgun sequence encodes:
- the LOC104246785 gene encoding aquaporin PIP1-2-like, producing MIFALVYCTASISGGYINPAVTFGLFLARKLSLTRAVFYMVMQCLGAICGAGLVKGFDKTLYQTKGGGAIVVNLGYTKGSGLGAEIVGTFVLVYIVFSATDAKRSARDSHVPLLAPLPIGFAVFLVHLATISITGFSAAASYWPAFAFHLYTNTGLQNADCNIIQISHVQLCTVIYRKTDSFRVKISIVHVHCEIMAHNNNDPLENMLMGDVDVEDDQVEEVPLEPQANR from the exons ATGATCTTTGCCCTTGTCTACTGTACTGCTAGCATTTCTGGAGGATACATAAATCCAGCAGTGACCTTTGGGCTGTTCTTGGCAAGGAAACTGTCGTTGACAAGGGCAGTGTTCTACATGGTGATGCAGTGTCTTGGTGCTATCTGTGGTGCTGGTTTGGTCAAAGGGTTCGACAAAACTCTTTATCAAACAAAGGGTGGTGGTGCCATTGTTGTAAATCTTGGTTACACAAAGGGATCAGGTCTTGGTGCTGAGATCGTTGGCACTTTTGTTCTTGTTTACATTGTTTTCTCTGCTACTGATGCTAAGCGTAGTGCTAGGGATTCACATGTCCCTCTTTTGGCACCATTGCCTATTGGATTTGCTGTGTTCCTGGTACACTTGGCCACAATTTCAATCACTGGTTTCTCTGCTGCTGCATCTTA TTGGCCAGCTTTTGCTTTTCACTTGTATACTAATACTGGCTTGCAGAATGCAGATTGTAATATT ATTCAGATCAGCCATGTGCAGTTGTGCACTGTTATATATCGGAAAACAGATTCTTTTAGAGTGAAAATTTCAATTGTGCATGTGCACT GTGAAATAATGGCTCACAACAACAATGATCCtcttgaaaacatgcttatgggGGATGTGGACGTGGAAGATGACCAAGTtgaagaggttcctcttgaacctcaagcaaatagatGA